The DNA window ATCTCAAGCCCATAGCGAAAGCCGAAGATGGCAAGCGAGGTCAGAAAGAACGCCGACACCGCCAGGAACACCACCCCCTCGTGCCGCCCCAACTGCCAGCGCGGCAGCACCAGCGACAGCCAGTCCAGCAGACTGACGACGGCGGCGCTTTCCGTCTCGCCTGCCCGTTGGGCATGACGCGCGCGGGTCACGATCTCGGTCGGAACGCCCAGCACATTGCGGCCGGTGGCGGACCACATGCCGATCACGACCAGCCAGAACCAGATCGTCCCGAAGGAACGGCTGTCGAGGAAGCTGATCAATCCGTCGAATTGCGGCACGCGCGCGGTTCCTTGTCCTTGCTCGCGCGTGACCTTAGAACGTTGTCACGCCAAGGGAAAGCAGATGCCTGCCCCGCCCCGCAGCCGCGAAAGGATGCCGCCAATGGCCAGCCCGATCATCGCCCCCTTCCCCGCCACGCGCCTGCGCCGGCTGCGCCGCACCGCCAGCCTGCGCGCCATGGTGGCCGAGGTGAACCTGACGCCCGCCAACCTGATCTGGCCGATCTTCGTGACCGAGGTGGCCGGCGCCGAGGGCGAGATCGCCTCGATGCCGGGGGTCGAGCGGCTGACGCTGGACGGGGCGCGGCGCGCGGCGGAACGGGCCGCGCGGCTGGATATTCCGGCGATCTGCATCTTTCCTCATTCCGATCAATCGCTTAAGACGGAAACCTGCGAACGCGCGTGGGACCCTGACAATATCGGCAACCGCGCCATCCGCGCCGTTAAGGAAACGGTGCCCGATCTGGCGGTGATGACCGATATCGCGCTGGACCCCTATAACGCCAACGGCCATGACGGGATCGTGGTGGACGGCGAAATCCTGAACGACGAGACGGTCGAGGCGCTGGTGCGCATGGCGCTGGCCCAGGCCGAGGCGGGTGCCGACATCCTTGGCCCAAGCGACATGATGGACGGCCGCATCGGCGCGCTGCGCGGCGCGATGGAGGCGGCGGGCCACAAACATGTCGCGATCCTGTCCTATGCCGCGAAATTCGCCAGCGCCTTCTATGGCCCGTTCCGCGATGCGGTGGGTGCCTCGGGCCGGCTGGTGGGCGACAAGAAGACCTATCAGGTCAACCCTGCCAATCGCGGCGAGGCGTTGCGCTGCGTCGCCCGCGACCTGGCCGAGGGCGCCGACATGGTCATGGTAAAGCCGGGCCTGCCCTATTTGGATATCTGCCGGGCGGTAAAGGACGAATTCGGCGCACCGACCTTTGCCTATCAGGTCAGCGGCGAATACGCGATGCTGGAGGGCGCGATCCGCAACGGCTGGCTGTCGCGCGAGGCGATGGCGGAAAGCCTCGTCTCGTTCCGCCGGGCGGGCTGCGACGGGGTGCTCAGCTATTTTGCGCCCATGGTTGCCGAAATGCTGGCATGAGAGGGCGGCCTCGCGTATCGTCAGCCCAAGCGGGCCGCAAGTGTCCTGCACAATGAGGCGAGGCGACAAAATGAACAAATCCAACATGATGAGCCGCCGTGGAATACTGGCCGGCGGCGGCGCGGCGCTGGTTCTGGCGGGGTGCAGCAACGCGGTCGGCGGCAATGCCGCGGCGCAGCTGGACGCGCGGGTGGACCAGACGCATCAATATCTTCTTCAGACCTATCCCAATGCCGCCCCCCTGGTGCAGAACGCCAAGGGCGTGCTGTACATGCCGCTGATGACCGAGGCTGCGTTGGGCGTCGGCGGCTCCTATGGCCAGGGGGCTTTGCGCATCGGCGGGGCGACGGTCGATTACTATTCCGCGACCCAGGCCTCGGTCGGCTTTCAGGCCGGCGCGCAGCAATATGCGCATGTGCTGATCTTCCAGACCGATCAGGCGCTGGCCGCGTTCCGCGGCGCGACCGGATGGGTCGCGGGGGCGGATGCGTTCTACGCGATCCCCGCCGGCGGGATGAGCTTGGGCGCCGACACCATCACCGCCCAGTATCCGGTCGTCGCGATGATCTTCGGCCAGTCCGGGCTGATGGCCGGCGCGGCGATCGAGGGCACCAAATACACGCGCATCATCCCGTCGGGCCTGATCGATTTCGGCAGCCTCGGCCTGCCCAGCATGCAGCGCGGCTGACGCACGCGCGGTCCGCACGGGGCCGCGCAGGGTCGTCGCGTTCGGGGACGTCAGGCGGCGGTCAGGTGGCGCAGCCCGTGGGTCACATCGGCCCGCACCGCCAGGCGCAGCGCCGGTTCGTCGCCCGCCCGCAGCGCGGCCAGGATCATCCGGTGATGGCGCGGCGGCTCGTTCCGCCGGACCCGCCCGTAAAGCGCCCGCATCGTCGGGCCCAGTTGCAGCCAGATCGTTTCCAGCATCGCCAGCATCGCCGGCGCCTGCGCCCGCAGATACAGCATCCGGTGAAAATCCAGGTTGCAGCGGATATAGCCGACCGCGTCGTGGCGCTCGACCGCATCCGCGATCCGGCCGTTGATCTGCGCCAGCCGGTCGATCAGCGCGAAATGCGCCCGCGGCAGGGCGCGCGCCGCCAGTTCCGGCTCGATCAGCGCGCGCAGGGCGGCCAGTTCCTCGATCCGTTCGTCCGACAGTTCCGGCGTCGCGACCCGCCCCGACGCCGACAGCGTCAGCGCGCCTTCGGCGACCAGCCGCCGCACCGCCTCGCGCGCCGGCGTCATCGAGACGTGATATTCCCGCGCCAGACCGCGCAGCGTCAGCGGCAGCCCCGGCGCCAGTTCGCCCAGCATGATCCGGCCGCGCAGGCTGCGGTACAGACGCTCATGCGCGGCGGGGTCGGCGGTTCTTGCGGCGGTCATGCGTCATCTGTGATCACGAATCGGCGCAGCGTCAATCGCGGAATTTCCACGCCATCAGATCGCCGCCATGAAGGCGCAGCCAGGCGCGATGCGCGCCATAGCCGGGCATCAGATCCGCGACCGCCGCCCAGAACCGGGGCGAATGATCCATGTGCGCCAGATGCGCGACCTCGTGGGCGGCGACATAGTCCAGCACCTCGGGCGGGGCCATCGCCAGCCGCCACGAGAACATCAGCCGCCCCTGCGACGTGCAGCTGCCCCAACGCGACCGGGTGTCGCGCAGGCTGATGGCCCGAACGGGCCGCCCCAGCACGGCCGCATAGCTGTCGCAGGCCGGGCGCAGGCGGTCATGCGCCAGATGTTTCAGAAACGCCTGCACCACCGGCCCCGCCGGCCGGTTCCGGGGCAGCAGCAGATTTTCTCCTTCCAGCCGAGCGGTCCGCGTCGCCGCCTCGACCAGCAGGCGGGCGCGCCCCTCCACCGGCAGCAGCGCGCCGGGCTCGGCGCGCAGCGGGGCCGGACGGCGCGCGGTGGCCTGCAACAGCCAGTCGCGCCGGGATTCGGCAAAGGCCAGCCCGTCGGCCAGCACGGCCCAGGGCGGCAGGGTCAGAACCGCATCGCCGCCATCGCGCGGCACCCGCAGGATCATGCGACGCGCGCGCGCGGATCGCCGCAACGCGATGCTGAGCCCGCCGGTGATGATGATCCGTTCGTTCAACCGTTCTGCCCGCACGCCGCGTTCCGTCAGAAAAGCCTTTGACAGCCCCGCCAGCCTGTGGCACGGCGTCGGCAAATCCCTAATCGCGGCGGAAGGAGATTACCATGCCCAAAGAGGAATGGGGCACGAAACGCCTGTGCCCGCATTGCGCCACGCGCTTTTACGACCTGAACCAGAATCCGATGACCTGTCCGGCCTGCGGCAACCAGTTCACCGCCGAAAGCTTTGCCGACGGGCGCGGCAAGGCGATGGTTCCCGAAAAGACCGCGGCCAAGAAGACCGACGAGGCGGTCGAAGAGGACGACGATCTGGAAGACGAAGGCGGCGAACTGGACGACGATCTGCTGGAAGACGACGACGATGACGGCGACGTGTCGCTGGACGACATCGCCGACGTCGCGGATGACGACGACGACTGACACAAGATCCGCCTGCCACATCGCGACGCGGCCCCCTGCGGGGCCGCGTTTTTTGTGCGGGAACACCCGGCTTCGCGGCACCCGCGATCTGCGCCGAAACTTTCCCGACACACCCGATTTTCCGCTTGCACCCCGCCACCCCCGCCCCTATACGACGCCACGCAGCGATCGGAACCGATCGCGCAGACCTCCGGTGGGGCCATAGCTCAGTTGGTAGAGCGCTTGAATGGCATTCAAGAGGTCAGGGGTTCGACTCCCCTTGGCTCCACCATCCCGCTTTTTTGGGTTGAAATGTCCGCTAACACCTTGAATGGAAAGGTGAAATTAGCGGTTCGATTACCTTCATCACGGCTATACCGTAAGGGCTCTGCAAAGGCCAGTTTGAGCACTGTCCTCTTGAAGGCAAACTCACCTTTTTCATATAGATTCCAAGGGCTTGCCAGAAACCTCAAGGCGTGTTCGATAAACTCCTCCAGGCGTCCTCGCGGAGGAATAATTTCTTCGGCTTGCTCACGCAGCCTGATCTTTTGACGCTCCAATTTATCGATGCGTGCTTCATATGCCGTTATGACGGTAGGGCTTGAGGCATCGACGATCCGATCCAACAGAGCATCGGTCTGATCCTCAACATCCTGTATCTGGGCAGCCAGCGTCCTTTTCGCGCTGTAGGCTTCTGCTAGCTTCATATCCCAGACGTCGATGAACATCGCTCTGACCAGCTCGTGGTAATCCCCCCTGATTTTAAGGGGATGCGGAAGTAGAATTTTCTCGGCAGGATGAACGAGGAGATTCCGATGAAGAAGACACGATTCACAGAAGCCCAGATCATGGGTGTGCTGCGCCAGATGGAGGGCGGTGTGCCTGCCGCTGAGCTGTGCCGCGAGCATGGGATGAGCAGCGCCACGCTGTACAAGTGGCGGGCGAAGTATGGCGGCATGGACGCCAGTCTGATCAGCGAGATGAAGGCAATGACCGAGGAGAACCGGCGGCTGAAGCGGATGTTTGCAGATGTGAGCATGCAGAATGATCTTCTGAAGGAGGCCCTCGGAAAAAAATGAACCGGCCAGCTCAACGCCGAGAGTTGGCCGTGAAAGCGGTGGCGATAAAGGGTATCAGCATTGCTCTGGCCTGCCGGGCATTCGACGTCAGTGAGACATGCTACCGGTACAGCCCGAAATTGGACGAGGAGAACGAGCAGATCGACGACCTGCTGCTCGGTCTGACGATGGCAAAGAAGACTTGGGGCTTTGGCCTGTGCTTTCTGTATCTGCGCAACGTCCAGGGCCATGGCTGGAACCATAAACGGGTGTACAGGATCTACCGGGAACTGGAGCTGAACCTGCGGATCAAGCCACGCAAGCGCCTGAAACGGGAGAAGCCCGAGGAGTTGGCCGTGCCCGAGGCCCCGAACGAGGTCTGGTCGATGGACTTCATGGCCGACAGACTGGAGGATGGACGACAATTCCGGCTGTTGAACGTTCTGGACGACTTCAACCGTGAAGGACTGGGCATTGAGATCGACTTCTCACTGCCTGCGGAACGGGTTGTTCGGGCATTGAACCAGATTATTGAATGGCGCGGCGCACCTCGAACCATTCGAGTCGATAACGGCCCGGAATACCTCAGTGGCACCCTCACGGAATGGGCTGAGAACAGGGGCATTACCCTGGCCTATATCCAATCCGGCAAGCCCCAGCAGAACGCCTATGTCGAGCGCTACAACCGGACGGTCAGGCACGAATGGCTGGACTTGTACATTTTCGAAGGCATTGAAGAGGTACAGCAGATTGCTACCGAGTGGCTCTGGTCCTACAACAACGAACGCCCCAACATGGGCAACGGCGGGATGACCCCCGCCCAGAAACTGAGAGTCGCCGCGTAGATTCTACGACCAAGCCCCCGCAAAAATGGGGGGATTACCGTGATCCAATCAAAATCATTCACTATCCATCTCCTTTCTTTTATCGTTCAAATCCAAAATCACGGCCTCTATCGCGTCCGCGCGTGCGCTTTCGGCCCTCACGATCTGGCTCGCGGCGCTCGTGCGAGCGCTCGCTCAAACCCATCTCCTGATAGCGGACGATATCTTCGCGCAGCAGCAACAGATCGGCTTGCTGCCGTTCCCGTTGCTCACGGATTTCCTGTTGCAAGACATGCCGTTCGTCGAGCTGATCCGCGATCAGCGTATCACGCTCGTCGCGATCCCGCAGAAGCGCCGCCCAGGCATCACGCTCGTTCTGTTCCCTGATCTTGCTGTATTTGCCCGTGACACGCTGCCAGAGTCCAGAGAACCCGCGCTGCAACTTTGCTGCACGCGCGTTGGTTTCTGCTGTCCAGCGCTTTTCCTGATTTTCTTTTTGCGTCGCGCGTTCCTGACGGTGCCGTCCTGCCAGTTTGCTGCGGCGGAATTCGAGCGCTGTGCGGCCTTGCCTCGCTTCAAGTTCGGCCTGACGGATGAACCCCCTGACGCGATCCGTCATGCGCGCGGCAATCGTAGTCTTGGCCTGACCAACTGAGGGCAGTTCGGCGAGATCGCCGAGTCGGGCCGCAACATCTTTGGTCTTCACGCCTGCTTGCCGCGCCACGGCATAGACCTCACCGCGATAATCAACGGCAACAACGCCACGCCGATCACCACGCGCGAGCGTGAACCCGCGCTCTCTTAAGGCTTGAGCAAAGGAAACGCCTGAATCTGAGCGGCTCCAGGCCTTTTGGAAAAGCGCCTTGATCTGTTTCGGATCGAGGCCCGTGCGCCGCGCTTGTTGCCACTCTTCACGGGTAAATCTGAGCGGATCGCGCTCTTTCCAATCGCGCAGCCCCTTGGGCATTTCCCAACCATGGGCGCGGAACAGTTCACGCGACACGTCGCGCAAATGCAGCTTGTAGTGCGGCAGATTGATCGCCCGCATTCGACCCGCATCAATACGCGACCAGACAACATGCGCATGACGCCGCCCGTCTTTTTCATGGAAGACAATCGCGCGCGGCTGGTTTTCCAGGCCGAGCTTGCGTTCAACTTCGTTTGCCGCCGCTTCGAATTCTTCGACTGTCACCGCCGCATCCTGCGGCGGGTTAAGACTAATCGAGAATAGGTGGTTGGTGCAGCGCGTGCCTTCAGCAATAGCATCGGCCTCAAGAAACGCGCCGCGCAGATCATCACTAACGAAGCCGCGTACCTCATGCAGCTCGACATGATCGTTATCCCGCATGGTCAGCAGATACCGCGCAAGTTGCGCCCCGCCGCTGCGTTCTTTGGCCTTGATAATCACGGCTTCGGACCACGATTGCTATCGCGACCGAGTGCGCTAAGAATATCTTGCCTCATGGCAAGCACGGCTGCACAAGCTTTGCGCAGTTCCTCTTCGGTTTCTGGCGTCACAGGCAACGAGCCGGTGTTCACGGCCTTTGCGAGTTGGTTGAGATTGGCAGAAAGGCGCGAAGACCCGAGTGCGCCGAGCACACGCCCAAGGGCAACGTGGTCTTTCACCGGAAACTTGCCACGCGTCGTCCGAGGGGTCACATCCTCTCCGAACAGGCGTTCGCGAATGTATGCCCCTAAAGCTTGCCCCGCAGCATCATGTTCAAGGATGCCGCGCTCATCGAAGCTGAGCCGCAGCGAAAATGGCGTATGGTGTTTTTCAATTTTCTTGTTGGCTAAGATATTGAAATCATTTGTGGGTTTTTTCATCGTCACGCTCCCGACCGTCAAGGTCTAGTTGCGCGAGATGGCATTCCCAACTCTGAAGGACTTCAAACAGGAGGTTCGATTCCTCTCCCGTCAGGTCCACCAGTATTGCCCTTCAAGGTTGAAATTACCCGCTACGCCTTGAGGGCCATTTCAGCGATTCGACTCCCTGTTTTTCTGCATTCGAAATCGGGCTTGGAAAACGTCCCGCCTTCGGCCCCGCCACATCGACATCCCGCCACGATCCGCCCCCCAGTCTGGACATGGCCGGCGGAGGATGTCATCAGGCGCGTCACATCGACAGATACCACCGTGCGGCCCAGGGCAAGACGATGCGGATCATATTTCATCTTGGTTCCTACAAGACCGGCACGACCAGCTTTCAGAACATGGTCTTCGAGAATCGCGATCTGCTGTCGGATCAGGGCGTGCTCTATCCCCGAACCGGGTTGACGAACGAAAAGGATCTGGGCCACCGGCACACCTCGCTGATCTGGGGGTATCTGTCCGGCAAGGCGGATGCCTGCCCCGATGCGCTGCTGGAGGAGTTGCGCGGATCGCACGCGCACACCGCGATCCTGTCGTCCGAGGCCTGGGCGCATCCGGGCCATCTGTCGCATCTGATCCGGCTGGTCACGCGGCTGGAGGATCACGGCTTTTCCGACCATGCAGCGATGCTGGTGCTGCGCAACCTGCCCGATTATCAGGTCAGCCATTACCGGGAATTCACGGTCAACCGCAACAATACAGGGCCCTATGCCGATTATGTCCGCAAACGTCCGAACCTGTTCGACTATCTTCTGCTGACGCAGTCCTTTCGAGCGATGTTCGGCCCGCGCCTGTCCGTCATCCCCTATACGGATGGCGCGGACATGACGGGCAGGCTGTTCCAGCGGATGGGTCTGGGGGCGCTGCACGACCGGATGGAAAACGTGGCGCGCGCAAATACGAAGCCGTTCGGCCCGCTGGAGATCGAGGCGATCCGCTGCGCGAAAGAGCTGAAAAAGCCTCAGGCGGACGGGCTGGCCGCGCTGTCTTCCCTGCTGGCAGAAGATGACACGCTGCGCGAGGCGACCTGGACCGAGCGTTTCGCGGACCACGTTCCCGCCCTGCCCGCCGCCTACCGGCAACGATTTCAGGACGCCGCCTGCTGGAGCACCGCCGAGGCCGAGGCGATCTTTCGCGAAGACGGCATCGAAGGACGCAACGTGGCCGGGATCACCGCCGCGCTGATGGACCGGCTGCGCGCGATGTAGGGGCCGACGGCGTCTGCGGTCCGCGGACGGCGGTCGCGCCTATTCGGCGGCGGTCCGGTCTGCGGACTGCGATTCCAGCTTTGCGGCGCGTTCCTCGACCAGTTCGACGATATGGTCGATCATCCGGTCGTTCGACAGCTTGTGGCTTTGGCGGCCGGCCAGATAGACCATGCCGCTGCCCGCGCCGCCACCGGTGAAGCCCAGATCGGTCATCAGCGCCTCGCCCGGCCCGTTCACCACGCAACCGATGATCGACAGGCTCATCGGCGTCTTGATGTGTTCCAGACGCTTTTCCAGCGCCTCGACCGTCTTGATCACGTCAAAGCCCTGCCGCGCGCAGGACGGGCACGAGATGATCTGGACGCCGCGCGTGCGCAGGCCCAGGGATTTCAGGATCTCGAAGCCGACCTTCACCTCTTCGACCGGATCGGCGGACAGGCTGACGCGGATCGTGTCGCCGATCCCCGCCCACAGCAAATTGCCCAGCCCGACGGCGGATTTCACCGTGCCGCCGACGAACCCGCCGGCCTCGGTGATGCCCAGATGGATCGGCGCATCCGTCGCCTCGGCCAGCTGCTGATAGGCGGCGGCGGCCAGGAACACGTCGCTGGCTTTCACGCTGATCTTGAATTCGTGGAAATCGTTGTCTTGCAGGATCCTTATATGGTCCAGCCCGCTTTCCACCATCGCATCCGGGCAAGGCTCGCCGTATTTCTCCAGCAGATGCTTTTCCAGCGACCCCGCGTTGACGCCGATGCGGATCGAGCAGCCGTGGTCGCGCGCCGCCCGGATCACCTCGCGCACGCGGTCGGGGCTGCCGATATTGCCCGGATTGATGCGCAGGCAGGCCGCGCCCGCCGCGGCCGCCTCGATGGCGCGCTTGTAGTGGAAATGGATGTCGGCCACGATCGGCACCGGGCTTTCGCGGCAGATCTCGCGCAGCGCCCGCGTGGTGTCCTGATCGGGGGCCGAGATACGCACGATGTCGGCGCCGGCATCGGCGGCGCGGATCACCTGATCCAGCGTCGCGCGGACGTCGCGGCCATCGGTGTTGGTCATGGTCTGGACGCTGATCGGCGCATCGCCCCCGACGGGGACGCGGCCGACCATGATCTGGCGGGATTTCCGCCGCTCGATATTGCGCCAGGGGCGGATCGGGTTCAGCGACATGCGGGCCTCCGGGGTTCGTGTCCCAGATAAGCCATCGCGCCGGTCGCGGCAACCGGTGCACGCAGCCGTGATCGCGGCTCAGCCGCGCGGCAGGCGCAGCGCCGTCATCACCGTCGCCAGCGCGTCGCGCGGCAGCATGACCAGCATCCTGCCCTCGATCTTCAGCGTCACCAGGCCCCTGGCCATGTTCGAGGTGCCGACCCGCGTGCCCGGCGCGAATTCGATCCCCTCGATCGGCCATTCCAGCCCGGTGCTGGTGCCGCGTGCCGGCCCCATCGGATACAGCGATACCCGCGTGCCGGGCATCAGCGGCAGGGTCACGCGCGGCGGCGCCAGAAACACGATGTCGTCGCTGGCCAGCAGGATCACCGGCGGGCGGGTGACGGTGGCCATCGCGGTCAGCGCGGCCAGCGTGTGATCAAGCCGCCGTCCGGCAAAGCCCACCGCCATCACGAAGGGCGCGGCGATCCGGGTCAGGCATTTGGTGAAATCGGTGCTGTCCTGTTCGGCGACATGGGCGACGCGCTGCGCCGGGATGGCCTTGCGGGCCGCGGCGCTGATGCTGTCCAGATCGCCGATCACCCAATCCGGCGGATGACCCAGGGCAAGGGCGCGGTCCGCGCCGCCATCGGCCGCCACCAGCGTCGGCGCGACCGACAGCGACTGGGCCAGATCGGCGGGCCGCACCGCGCCGCCGCCGATGACGGTGACGCCGCGATCCGAGATCACCAGCGGCGGGATCATTCGTTCCGGCCGATCCCGGTGAAGATGCGGCGCAGCGGCACCACCCAGACCAGCCCCAGCACGACATAGACCGCAATTTCGATCCAGATCGGCTGGCGGCCCCAACGCGTGTCCATCCAGTTCACGAGCGTGACCGCCACGATGATATAGGCCGGCAGCCCCAGAACCAGGATCAGCAGGGACAATCGCTTGCGGGTCTTCAGATCCATCACGCCCTCCTTGCCCGCCACGGGGCCTTCATTCCTCCGCACGCGTCACGCGGATCGTCCGCACGACAGCCCGGCACCCTGCCGCGCGGATGCGGTCAGTCCGCGAACGGGTCGGTCACCAGGATCGTATCGTCGCGTTCGGGGCTGGTCGACAGCAGCGCGACGGGACACTGGATCAGTTCCTCGACGCGGCGGACATATTTGATCGCCGCCGCCGGCAGATCCGCCCAGCTTCGCGCCCCTTCGGTCGATTCCTGCCAGCCCTGCATCTCTTCATAGACCGGGGTGACGCGGTCCTGCAGCGCGGCGGCGGTCGGCAGATAGTCGTAATGCCGCCCGTCGATCTCATAGCCGACGCAGATCTTCAGCGTCTCGAACCCGTCCAGCACGTCCAGCTTGGTCAGCGCGATGCCGTTCACGCCGCTGATCGCGCAGGTCTGGCGCACCAGCACCGCGTCGAACCAGCCGCAGCGGCGCTTGCGCCCGGTGACGGTGCCGAATTCGCGCCCGCGTTCGCCAAGGCGCTGACCGTCGCTGTCATGCAGTTCGGTCGGAAACGGCCCCTCGCCCACGCGGGTCGTATAGGCCTTGACGATGCCCAGCACGAAATCGATCGCGCCCGGCCCCATGCCGGTCCCCGATGCCGCCATCCCCGACATGGTGGTGGACGAGGTGACATAGGGATAGGTGCCGAAATCGATGTCCAGCAACGATCCCTGCGCACCCTCGAACAGGATGCGCTTGCCCGATTTCCGCGCCTCGGCCATGATCTTCCAGACCGGCTGCGCATAGGGCAGCAGCCGGGGCGCGACCTCCAGCAGCATGGCCTTCAACTCGGCCCGGTCGATGGGCGTCGCGCCCAGCCCCTGCCGCAGCGCGTCGTGATGGGCCAGCAGCCGGTCCAGCCGCGCGTCCAGCGTTTCCTCGTCGCCCAGATCGGCGACGCGGATCGTCCGCCGGCCCACCTTGTCCTCATAGGCCGGGCCGATGCCGCGGCCGGTGGTGCCGATCCTGGCCTTGCCGGCAGCCTCTTCGCGCAGCTTGTCCAGATCCTGGTGCAGCGGCAGGATCAGGGGCGTGTTCTCGGCGATCATCAGATTGCCGGGCGAGATGTCGACCCCCTGCCCGTTCAGCCGCTCGATCTCGGCGAACAGGGACCACGGGTCCAGCACCACACCGTTGCCGATCACAGCTAGCTTGCCCTTGCGCACGATGCCCGAGGGCAGCAGCGACAGCTTGAAGACCGTGCCGCCGATGACCAGCGTGTGACCGGCATTGTGGCCGCCCTGAAACCGCGCGATCACGTCGGCGCGCTCGCTGAGCCAGTCGACGATCTTGCCCTTGCCCTCGTCGCCCCACTGCGCGCCGACAACCACCACATTGGCCATGAGCCGGTCCCTTCCTTGCCCGAAAATTGTCCGGCATTTCGTCTAGCGCATGGGGCGGTCAGGGAAAAGCCGCGATTTGGCCGACACGCGCCCCCTTGCCGCCTACCAGTGCGGCGGGCGCTGATCGGCCAGGGGGATCGTGCCGCCCTGATCCAGTTCCGTCTGCGCGGCGCTGCGCAGCAGCAACGCGACGCGGCGCGACAGGCTGGCGATCTCGGCGTCCTGGCGGGCGATCACCTCGCTCAGCTCGTCAGTGGCGCGGGTCTGGTGGGCCAGCGCCTCTTCCAGACGCGCGATGCGCCGGTCCATGTCCTTGTCCATACCGCCCCCTTCCGCTACAGCAGCCACGGCTTGCTCTGTAAGGCACAGGACCATGGCGAAAGACAAGAAAAAGCAACCGCGCCCCAAGGCCGAGACGCCCAAGGGGTTCCGCGACTATTTCGGCGCCGACGTGACCGAACGCAAGACGATGCTGGACCGGATCGCGGCCATCTATCATCGCCACGGCTTCGATCCGCTGGAAACCAGCGCCGTCGAGACGGTCGAGGCGTTGGGCAAGTTCCTGCCCGATGTGGACCGCCCGAACGCCGGCGTCTTCGCATGGCAGGAAGAGGCGGTTCCGGGCGGCGGGTCCGGCGACTGGCTGGCGCTGCGATACGACCTGACGGCACCGCTGGCGCGGGTGGCGGCGCAGTTCCGCAACGATCTGCCGACGCCCTATCGCCGCTATGCGATGGGGCCGGTCTGGCGCAACGAAAAGCCGGGTCCGGGCCGGTTCCGGCAATTCTATCAATGCGACGCCGATACGGTCGGCGCGGCCTCGGTCGCGGCGGATGCCGAGATCTGCGCCATGCTGGCCGACGCGCTTGAGGCGGTGGGGATCGCGCGCGGCGACTACATCGTGCGGATCAACAACCGCAAGGTGCTGAACGGGGTGATGGAGGCCGCGCAGGTCGGCGCCGATCGGGCCGAGGACGTGCTGCGCCAGATCGACAAGTTCGACAAGGTGGGAC is part of the Paracoccus stylophorae genome and encodes:
- the hemB gene encoding porphobilinogen synthase, with amino-acid sequence MASPIIAPFPATRLRRLRRTASLRAMVAEVNLTPANLIWPIFVTEVAGAEGEIASMPGVERLTLDGARRAAERAARLDIPAICIFPHSDQSLKTETCERAWDPDNIGNRAIRAVKETVPDLAVMTDIALDPYNANGHDGIVVDGEILNDETVEALVRMALAQAEAGADILGPSDMMDGRIGALRGAMEAAGHKHVAILSYAAKFASAFYGPFRDAVGASGRLVGDKKTYQVNPANRGEALRCVARDLAEGADMVMVKPGLPYLDICRAVKDEFGAPTFAYQVSGEYAMLEGAIRNGWLSREAMAESLVSFRRAGCDGVLSYFAPMVAEMLA
- a CDS encoding YSC84-related protein, translated to MNKSNMMSRRGILAGGGAALVLAGCSNAVGGNAAAQLDARVDQTHQYLLQTYPNAAPLVQNAKGVLYMPLMTEAALGVGGSYGQGALRIGGATVDYYSATQASVGFQAGAQQYAHVLIFQTDQALAAFRGATGWVAGADAFYAIPAGGMSLGADTITAQYPVVAMIFGQSGLMAGAAIEGTKYTRIIPSGLIDFGSLGLPSMQRG
- a CDS encoding GntR family transcriptional regulator, coding for MTAARTADPAAHERLYRSLRGRIMLGELAPGLPLTLRGLAREYHVSMTPAREAVRRLVAEGALTLSASGRVATPELSDERIEELAALRALIEPELAARALPRAHFALIDRLAQINGRIADAVERHDAVGYIRCNLDFHRMLYLRAQAPAMLAMLETIWLQLGPTMRALYGRVRRNEPPRHHRMILAALRAGDEPALRLAVRADVTHGLRHLTAA
- a CDS encoding M48 family metallopeptidase, which gives rise to MRAERLNERIIITGGLSIALRRSARARRMILRVPRDGGDAVLTLPPWAVLADGLAFAESRRDWLLQATARRPAPLRAEPGALLPVEGRARLLVEAATRTARLEGENLLLPRNRPAGPVVQAFLKHLAHDRLRPACDSYAAVLGRPVRAISLRDTRSRWGSCTSQGRLMFSWRLAMAPPEVLDYVAAHEVAHLAHMDHSPRFWAAVADLMPGYGAHRAWLRLHGGDLMAWKFRD
- a CDS encoding TIGR02300 family protein, with the protein product MPKEEWGTKRLCPHCATRFYDLNQNPMTCPACGNQFTAESFADGRGKAMVPEKTAAKKTDEAVEEDDDLEDEGGELDDDLLEDDDDDGDVSLDDIADVADDDDD
- a CDS encoding IS3 family transposase (programmed frameshift); the encoded protein is MKKTRFTEAQIMGVLRQMEGGVPAAELCREHGMSSATLYKWRAKYGGMDASLISEMKAMTEENRRLKRMFADVSMQNDLLKEALGKKLNRPAQRRELAVKAVAIKGISIALACRAFDVSETCYRYSPKLDEENEQIDDLLLGLTMAKKTWGFGLCFLYLRNVQGHGWNHKRVYRIYRELELNLRIKPRKRLKREKPEELAVPEAPNEVWSMDFMADRLEDGRQFRLLNVLDDFNREGLGIEIDFSLPAERVVRALNQIIEWRGAPRTIRVDNGPEYLSGTLTEWAENRGITLAYIQSGKPQQNAYVERYNRTVRHEWLDLYIFEGIEEVQQIATEWLWSYNNERPNMGNGGMTPAQKLRVAA
- a CDS encoding relaxase/mobilization nuclease domain-containing protein; translation: MIIKAKERSGGAQLARYLLTMRDNDHVELHEVRGFVSDDLRGAFLEADAIAEGTRCTNHLFSISLNPPQDAAVTVEEFEAAANEVERKLGLENQPRAIVFHEKDGRRHAHVVWSRIDAGRMRAINLPHYKLHLRDVSRELFRAHGWEMPKGLRDWKERDPLRFTREEWQQARRTGLDPKQIKALFQKAWSRSDSGVSFAQALRERGFTLARGDRRGVVAVDYRGEVYAVARQAGVKTKDVAARLGDLAELPSVGQAKTTIAARMTDRVRGFIRQAELEARQGRTALEFRRSKLAGRHRQERATQKENQEKRWTAETNARAAKLQRGFSGLWQRVTGKYSKIREQNERDAWAALLRDRDERDTLIADQLDERHVLQQEIREQRERQQADLLLLREDIVRYQEMGLSERSHERREPDREGRKRTRGRDRGRDFGFER